A region of Maridesulfovibrio sp. DNA encodes the following proteins:
- a CDS encoding GGDEF domain-containing protein, translating into MKRGHRPELLWGFGLNSTEAGKIEDSLGPGFFLRNFSERSLPGEKELSKNEKPAATWIPQRVWEELPEEKRSAYRNIESTQRILIQDDQNNADLEQVLEDGFLAVVSSPLTSSKVQDALFRAKEIAGLYGDLYRMTEEIILERELLSRKTEQLQFLNTVLSNATERLEVADILGQAAEDLKMLLPIYSVQGAFWDVLPTGKHIDADIFINPGQVENVQDEWIALMIENIVTLSGMEVSSYNMAETIPAVDNSMVYSPEAGRILALPLVARGEKFGCLVMLCEHSIRLAKDQVNTLNAAVNHLSLALSNAIMFNKIKTRANRDGLTRVYNRRSFDERLIEEFKRHQRLNTDLSLLMVDLDYFKAVNDTYGHMAGDMVLEKVARMFENTFRSTDFIARYGGEEFVILLPHTNEQQARMLAERVRTKIESSTMTYQDKSFQVTASIGVSSVCPGSLEKNTEIVRKADEALYDAKMQGRNRVVVSPMRPKLRIM; encoded by the coding sequence ATGAAAAGAGGACACAGGCCTGAACTGCTTTGGGGGTTCGGTCTAAACAGCACCGAAGCCGGTAAAATCGAGGATTCACTCGGTCCCGGATTCTTTTTAAGAAATTTTTCTGAGCGTTCTCTGCCCGGAGAAAAAGAGCTGAGCAAGAATGAAAAGCCGGCCGCAACCTGGATCCCGCAAAGAGTCTGGGAAGAATTGCCGGAGGAAAAACGCTCTGCTTACCGAAATATCGAATCCACGCAACGCATCCTGATTCAGGATGATCAGAACAATGCCGATCTGGAACAGGTTCTGGAAGACGGTTTTCTTGCTGTAGTAAGTTCTCCCCTCACCAGCTCCAAGGTGCAGGATGCCTTGTTCAGGGCCAAGGAAATAGCCGGTCTTTACGGTGATCTTTACCGCATGACCGAAGAAATCATCCTTGAACGCGAACTGCTTTCACGTAAGACCGAGCAACTGCAGTTCCTGAATACCGTACTTTCCAATGCCACAGAGAGGCTGGAAGTTGCGGATATTCTGGGGCAGGCAGCTGAAGACCTGAAAATGCTGCTCCCGATTTACTCCGTACAGGGTGCCTTCTGGGATGTGCTGCCTACCGGAAAGCATATTGACGCCGATATTTTCATCAATCCCGGACAAGTTGAAAATGTTCAGGACGAATGGATTGCGCTGATGATCGAAAACATCGTCACGCTCAGCGGTATGGAAGTTTCAAGCTACAACATGGCCGAGACCATCCCCGCTGTGGACAACAGCATGGTCTACAGTCCCGAAGCCGGAAGAATTCTGGCCCTGCCCCTGGTTGCCCGAGGTGAAAAATTCGGTTGTCTGGTCATGCTTTGCGAACACAGCATCAGGCTGGCCAAGGATCAGGTTAACACCCTCAACGCAGCGGTGAACCACCTTTCTCTCGCCCTGAGCAACGCCATTATGTTCAACAAGATTAAAACCCGAGCCAATCGTGACGGCCTGACCAGAGTCTACAACCGCCGCAGCTTTGATGAAAGGCTGATTGAAGAATTCAAACGCCACCAACGGTTAAATACAGATCTTTCCCTGCTCATGGTCGATCTGGATTATTTCAAAGCCGTCAACGATACCTATGGCCATATGGCCGGGGACATGGTGCTGGAAAAAGTTGCCCGCATGTTTGAAAACACTTTCCGGTCTACGGACTTCATTGCCCGCTACGGCGGTGAGGAATTTGTCATTCTGCTCCCGCATACCAATGAACAACAGGCCCGGATGCTGGCCGAGCGGGTAAGGACCAAGATTGAATCCTCCACCATGACTTATCAGGATAAGAGTTTTCAAGTGACCGCCAGCATAGGTGTATCTTCCGTCTGCCCCGGCAGCCTTGAAAAGAATACTGAAATAGTGCGCAAGGCAGATGAAGCTCTTTACGATGCCAAGATGCAGGGGCGTAACAGGGTGGTAGTTTCACCCATGCGTCCCAAGCTGCGTATCATGTAA
- a CDS encoding CopG family transcriptional regulator encodes MATKQISIRTSPDLIVKLDALANATKRTRSHLVNQAMEEFVAREAWQITEIEKALKEADAGDFATESELAVMDDKWMRNAR; translated from the coding sequence ATGGCTACAAAACAAATATCAATCCGTACAAGCCCGGATTTAATAGTAAAATTAGACGCGCTGGCGAATGCCACAAAAAGAACAAGATCTCATCTGGTAAATCAGGCCATGGAAGAATTTGTTGCCCGCGAAGCATGGCAGATAACTGAAATTGAAAAAGCTTTAAAGGAAGCTGATGCAGGTGATTTTGCTACTGAATCAGAGCTTGCCGTCATGGATGACAAGTGGATGAGAAATGCGCGTTAA
- a CDS encoding radical SAM protein, which produces MKTAIFKHPEPGHPKTRIWPVFMPFLGCPSKCIYCAQDRQTGTGAKTLNEIYQGIKQEIPAFFNTKDRSPLELAFFGGTFTALPFEWQERFIKLAAEFKERGFLTKVRCSTRPDCIDQKQIMQLHASGLDMIELGIQSFSAEVLRRSGRNYSPQTGIEACNIVRESGISLGIQLLPGLPGDEPGNFQNDVSRTIEFKPEAVRIYPCLTVKGTGLEKLYRAGKYTPWSLTRTVEELAPALLRLWRNIIHVIRIGVAHEDGFEKNITAGPMHPALGQMVRSKAMYLHLRSRLALADKAIQFIVPQKYSGELWGHKSCLKPLYADLGITPDNTSFKPGNTFQLHYK; this is translated from the coding sequence ATGAAAACAGCAATCTTCAAACACCCTGAACCGGGACATCCAAAAACACGCATCTGGCCGGTGTTTATGCCTTTTTTGGGCTGTCCATCAAAATGCATCTATTGTGCGCAGGACAGGCAGACAGGAACAGGAGCTAAGACATTAAACGAAATATATCAAGGAATTAAACAAGAGATTCCTGCATTCTTCAATACAAAAGATCGTTCCCCGCTTGAACTGGCGTTCTTCGGCGGAACTTTTACGGCCCTCCCTTTTGAATGGCAGGAACGTTTCATCAAACTGGCTGCTGAATTTAAAGAAAGGGGCTTCCTGACCAAAGTTCGTTGTTCTACCCGTCCGGACTGTATTGACCAAAAACAAATCATGCAGCTTCATGCATCCGGTCTGGACATGATTGAGCTGGGTATTCAGAGCTTTTCAGCTGAAGTCCTACGCCGTTCAGGCCGCAATTACTCCCCGCAAACCGGGATTGAAGCCTGCAATATAGTACGTGAAAGCGGCATTTCGCTGGGTATTCAACTGCTGCCCGGCCTGCCGGGGGATGAACCTGGTAATTTTCAGAATGATGTCAGCCGGACCATTGAATTCAAGCCAGAAGCCGTACGCATCTACCCCTGCCTGACAGTAAAAGGAACCGGACTGGAAAAACTGTACCGGGCCGGAAAGTATACCCCATGGTCCCTTACCCGTACTGTAGAAGAACTGGCTCCAGCCCTGCTGCGTCTCTGGCGGAATATAATTCATGTCATCCGTATCGGTGTGGCGCATGAGGACGGATTTGAAAAGAATATTACAGCCGGACCGATGCATCCGGCACTTGGGCAAATGGTTCGATCAAAAGCCATGTATTTACATTTGCGCTCCCGCCTTGCCTTGGCTGACAAGGCCATACAATTTATTGTTCCGCAAAAATATTCCGGTGAGCTCTGGGGCCATAAATCATGCCTTAAACCACTTTACGCTGATCTTGGTATTACTCCTGACAATACTTCCTTTAAACCCGGCAACACCTTTCAGCTTCATTATAAATAA
- a CDS encoding glycosyltransferase family 4 protein codes for MKTQRIWGTLDPFHESGAILGRKVANAGFLNGLLSRDHFDEYHFFLSGAGTKKGLCSFFRESYPAMFEQGRVKIMDRRDLPAELASREYFCFHQSDCINFPPHLARVRNRYAKNIFPITGTTHSLSYSNYGSFFLNYLWPGTTGRDCIVTTSTAGKQVVEKYFKHLREGLCLSEETHPSPQVRRIPLGITPGHIRPADENIKAEAKLNLGMDSGDERVNILVFGRIAHYSKMDILPLFRAMQKLFIAGLSRDRVRVILAGWLDEGDDFSNTLAQLGHNMGLELSIIASPSEERKTDLYRAADIFVSISDNPQETFGLTVLEAGAAGLPVVASDYDGYKDLVVEGKTGLLIETIGPEATPELDLMAPLCFDNHYHLLMAQQTAVNTPKLAAALAKLIHDPQLRKDMGMAGAERVRDNFSWSKVIEEHIRLWEELNTVPVEADKLRNQLHPVQLRLGETFSHYPTETLSPQTKLVTGDTGQAIYQGREFPLIYNGVDRFLNEDVVRKMAFFARKPLSAASLVEKMTSMAGDMDQREAEFHILWCLKHDILEKVC; via the coding sequence ATGAAAACTCAAAGAATATGGGGAACTCTGGACCCATTCCATGAAAGCGGGGCTATTCTGGGCCGCAAGGTTGCCAATGCGGGATTCCTGAACGGGCTGCTCAGTCGTGACCATTTTGACGAGTATCACTTTTTTCTTTCCGGGGCAGGTACCAAAAAAGGGCTGTGCTCCTTTTTTCGTGAGAGTTACCCAGCTATGTTTGAACAGGGTAGGGTGAAAATCATGGACCGTCGGGATCTGCCTGCAGAACTGGCAAGCCGGGAATATTTTTGTTTTCACCAGTCCGACTGCATCAACTTTCCGCCCCATCTGGCCCGGGTCCGGAACCGTTATGCCAAAAACATTTTTCCAATCACCGGCACTACCCATTCCTTGAGTTACAGCAACTACGGCTCCTTTTTCCTCAATTATTTATGGCCGGGAACCACCGGCAGGGACTGTATCGTAACTACATCTACAGCCGGGAAACAGGTTGTTGAAAAATATTTCAAGCATCTGCGTGAGGGACTATGTTTGAGCGAAGAAACTCACCCTTCACCGCAGGTGAGACGAATTCCGTTGGGGATCACTCCCGGTCATATCCGGCCTGCAGATGAAAATATCAAAGCAGAGGCCAAACTAAATCTCGGTATGGATAGTGGCGATGAGCGGGTCAATATTCTTGTTTTCGGACGTATTGCCCATTATTCGAAGATGGACATCCTGCCGCTTTTCCGGGCCATGCAAAAACTTTTTATTGCCGGATTGAGCCGTGACAGGGTGCGGGTTATTCTGGCTGGCTGGCTGGATGAAGGAGACGATTTTTCCAACACCCTTGCCCAACTGGGACACAACATGGGGCTGGAACTTTCCATTATCGCCAGTCCTTCAGAAGAACGCAAAACCGACCTTTACCGGGCAGCAGATATTTTTGTTTCCATCTCCGACAACCCGCAGGAAACTTTCGGCCTGACCGTGCTGGAAGCCGGTGCAGCCGGACTTCCGGTCGTTGCCTCCGACTACGATGGTTATAAAGATCTGGTGGTTGAAGGGAAAACCGGGTTGCTTATTGAAACCATCGGCCCGGAAGCCACCCCGGAACTGGATCTCATGGCCCCGCTATGTTTTGATAACCACTACCATCTGCTAATGGCCCAGCAGACTGCTGTGAACACTCCCAAACTGGCCGCAGCACTTGCAAAGCTGATACACGACCCGCAATTGCGTAAAGACATGGGAATGGCTGGGGCCGAGCGGGTCCGTGATAATTTCAGTTGGTCCAAAGTCATTGAAGAGCACATCAGACTCTGGGAAGAACTTAATACTGTTCCGGTGGAGGCTGATAAGCTGCGTAACCAGCTCCATCCCGTACAGCTTCGTTTGGGTGAAACATTTTCCCACTACCCGACTGAAACACTCAGCCCGCAGACAAAGCTGGTCACCGGTGATACCGGTCAGGCAATTTATCAGGGCCGTGAATTCCCGCTCATCTATAATGGAGTTGATAGATTCCTGAATGAGGATGTTGTTCGTAAAATGGCATTCTTCGCCCGCAAACCGTTGAGTGCAGCCAGTCTGGTCGAGAAAATGACGTCCATGGCCGGTGATATGGATCAACGGGAGGCCGAATTTCACATCCTCTGGTGCCTTAAGCACGATATTCTGGAAAAGGTATGCTGA
- a CDS encoding alpha/beta hydrolase, which produces MRRLILSFVFFVFFAGCVQSNIPDSVHYLTPLPKSVVQVDDVQLAYRTFGEGSPLLMVMGFAGTMDIWDAGLVRELSKEHTVIIFDNRGMGGSSNGTEEISVTRMAADSAGLLRVLGYPQADILGWSMGGLVAQELALHYPEKVDKLVLLGTSCAAEPVAEITRRLLKMDVKELLTHFFPHGWTEKYPQAYEKLPRPASAPDPAIVQAQADAMIVWPGCCSRLSSLDKPVLVISGLDDDILPERLGVEITEQVKGSWLVRYKNATHWLMYQDPVGLGRTVNNFLGANQDLMPQ; this is translated from the coding sequence ATGCGTCGCCTGATTCTATCTTTTGTGTTCTTCGTTTTCTTTGCCGGATGTGTACAGAGCAATATCCCTGATTCAGTACATTATCTTACCCCGCTACCGAAATCCGTGGTGCAGGTGGATGATGTGCAGCTTGCTTACCGTACCTTCGGCGAAGGTTCGCCCCTGCTCATGGTCATGGGCTTTGCCGGGACAATGGACATCTGGGATGCCGGGCTGGTCCGCGAGCTTTCAAAAGAGCATACGGTAATTATTTTTGATAACCGGGGCATGGGCGGTTCCTCCAATGGAACCGAGGAAATATCCGTTACCCGCATGGCGGCGGACAGTGCCGGACTGCTGCGCGTACTGGGCTATCCGCAGGCTGATATATTAGGGTGGTCCATGGGCGGGCTTGTCGCACAGGAACTGGCCCTGCATTATCCTGAAAAGGTTGATAAGCTGGTTCTGCTGGGAACATCATGTGCCGCAGAGCCTGTGGCGGAAATTACCCGCAGGTTGCTAAAGATGGATGTAAAGGAATTGCTGACCCATTTCTTTCCGCATGGTTGGACTGAGAAATACCCGCAGGCTTATGAGAAGCTTCCGCGTCCAGCAAGTGCGCCCGATCCGGCAATTGTGCAGGCTCAGGCCGATGCCATGATAGTCTGGCCGGGGTGTTGCTCAAGGCTTTCTTCCTTGGATAAACCTGTGCTGGTTATTTCCGGGCTGGATGATGATATTCTGCCGGAAAGGTTAGGCGTTGAAATAACGGAGCAGGTGAAAGGAAGCTGGCTGGTACGCTATAAAAATGCAACCCACTGGCTTATGTATCAGGACCCGGTAGGACTTGGGAGAACTGTGAATAATTTTCTTGGGGCTAATCAGGATTTGATGCCTCAATAA
- a CDS encoding FAD-dependent oxidoreductase, whose amino-acid sequence MSTLSAEEKYRNFIPQESLEYLEKLFAGFKRTVTIEVYTAEGEHREYNEFTLNICRAFNVLSDKIELREYAADSEMAEKRKIIATPTVLISPDEYDIRFLGAPAGEEGRALVEALNLASMGIDAISDSTKKTLEPLNEERQIKIFASPTCPYCPGQAINAFKAAVARPDKISAWNISTLDNENMAREYNVGSVPHTNINEEATFTGLEPEEKFMLQLLFLKPIDEVIKEQRAAKSQKDSELPYEDIDLVIVGGGPAGMSAGIYAKRSGLSCIILEKQGIGGQVALTPKVENYPGFTNIQGFELVEILGSHAREYTDIQQFSEVKEVKYGPRIEITTDEKKYRAKGILLATGVNVRMLGVPGEDKFYGHGVSYCATCDGNFYKGGKAIVVGGGNTALTDALHLNHLGIETTIVHRRDQFRAEKVLQDSVEREGIEVIWDSQLTEVIGEDQVESARILKKDGTELIKDTDVVFVAIGHTANTELAEKLGCELREDGFIKVDPTQRTSVERVYAAGDVTGGVRQIITATGQGAAAALTAFDDFTRLFSGSKIETKNIW is encoded by the coding sequence ATGAGCACACTTAGCGCTGAAGAAAAATACCGTAACTTCATACCCCAAGAAAGCCTCGAATACCTTGAAAAACTTTTTGCCGGATTTAAACGGACAGTGACCATAGAAGTATATACTGCTGAAGGTGAACACAGAGAATACAATGAATTCACCCTGAACATCTGCCGTGCTTTCAATGTGCTGAGTGATAAAATTGAGTTACGCGAATATGCTGCAGACAGTGAGATGGCAGAAAAGCGTAAGATCATAGCCACCCCCACCGTGCTCATTTCTCCTGACGAATACGATATCCGTTTCCTGGGTGCTCCGGCAGGCGAAGAAGGACGGGCATTGGTTGAAGCACTCAATCTGGCCTCCATGGGTATTGACGCAATTTCAGATTCCACAAAAAAAACACTTGAGCCGCTGAACGAAGAACGGCAGATAAAAATTTTTGCAAGCCCTACCTGTCCTTATTGCCCCGGGCAGGCCATCAACGCATTCAAGGCCGCTGTTGCCAGACCGGACAAGATTTCAGCTTGGAATATTTCCACCCTCGACAATGAAAATATGGCCCGTGAATATAATGTCGGCTCTGTGCCGCACACAAACATCAACGAGGAAGCCACCTTCACCGGACTGGAACCGGAAGAAAAATTCATGCTCCAACTGCTTTTCCTCAAGCCCATTGATGAAGTGATAAAAGAACAGCGCGCTGCAAAATCCCAAAAGGACAGTGAGTTACCATATGAAGATATCGACCTTGTAATCGTAGGTGGCGGACCAGCCGGAATGAGTGCCGGAATTTACGCCAAACGCAGCGGGCTGAGCTGTATCATTCTTGAAAAGCAGGGGATAGGCGGACAGGTTGCCCTGACTCCCAAGGTTGAAAACTACCCCGGTTTCACCAATATTCAAGGCTTTGAGCTGGTGGAAATACTCGGCTCCCATGCCCGAGAGTACACTGATATTCAGCAATTCTCCGAGGTCAAGGAGGTCAAATACGGTCCGCGCATCGAAATCACCACTGACGAAAAAAAATACCGGGCCAAGGGCATCCTCCTAGCCACGGGTGTTAATGTACGCATGCTCGGTGTTCCGGGTGAAGACAAATTCTACGGTCACGGAGTAAGTTATTGCGCGACCTGTGACGGAAACTTTTACAAGGGCGGCAAGGCCATTGTGGTCGGCGGGGGCAATACAGCGCTTACCGATGCCCTGCATCTGAATCACTTGGGAATTGAGACAACCATTGTCCATCGGCGAGACCAGTTCAGAGCCGAAAAAGTCCTTCAGGATTCCGTAGAGCGCGAAGGCATTGAAGTCATATGGGATTCTCAGCTTACCGAAGTCATCGGCGAAGATCAGGTGGAGTCAGCTCGTATTCTCAAAAAGGACGGCACTGAGCTCATCAAGGACACCGACGTGGTGTTTGTGGCCATCGGCCATACCGCCAATACCGAACTGGCTGAAAAGCTGGGCTGTGAACTGCGCGAAGACGGATTCATCAAGGTCGACCCCACCCAGCGCACCAGCGTGGAAAGGGTCTACGCTGCCGGAGACGTGACCGGAGGCGTACGCCAGATCATCACCGCTACCGGGCAGGGCGCAGCCGCAGCTCTGACCGCTTTCGATGATTTCACCAGACTTTTTTCTGGCAGCAAAATAGAGACTAAAAATATTTGGTAA
- a CDS encoding type II toxin-antitoxin system RelE/ParE family toxin, producing MANEDMDLAVKTYSHIREKGDLLGNFPQKGRPGRVTGTRELVLDRYPYIVPYRVKDDVVEILRVFHTSRKLPKKWDTV from the coding sequence TTGGCGAATGAAGATATGGATTTGGCCGTTAAGACATATTCCCACATACGTGAAAAAGGAGATTTACTTGGTAATTTTCCACAAAAAGGACGTCCCGGTAGAGTTACCGGAACTAGGGAACTGGTGCTTGACAGGTATCCATACATCGTACCTTACCGTGTAAAAGACGATGTGGTGGAAATCCTGCGTGTTTTTCATACAAGTCGAAAATTGCCCAAGAAATGGGATACCGTTTGA
- a CDS encoding septal ring lytic transglycosylase RlpA family protein, with amino-acid sequence MSRYVLLLAAVLLIIPAGCAKKRIYSTRPVSQHKIRKQDSPDVVKPVLKTDPYTVHGRTYVPHLSAKGYKAQGLASWYGDDFHGKTTANGETYNMYSMTAAHRTLPMGTMLEVTDRASGRKVIVRVNDRGPFADPDLRIIDLSYAAASKLGIVNKGLTPVELRTIDDVNVEPVESTEIVAETAAPAEEAVMEETVQAAPEVEKIIITEEATAQAHYYIQVGAFTDRNRAQSILETLRNSGYKESRLVEVEVNGQKFMRVQAGYFYNIPAAEDAMASLENDYGNVILVTE; translated from the coding sequence ATGTCCAGATATGTACTTCTGCTTGCAGCTGTGCTGCTGATTATTCCCGCAGGCTGTGCAAAAAAAAGAATTTATTCCACCCGGCCGGTTTCACAACATAAAATAAGAAAGCAGGATTCCCCGGACGTAGTTAAACCGGTTTTAAAAACCGACCCTTACACAGTGCACGGGCGGACCTATGTTCCACACCTCAGTGCCAAAGGTTATAAGGCTCAAGGACTGGCTTCCTGGTACGGTGACGACTTCCATGGCAAAACTACCGCCAATGGCGAAACATATAATATGTACTCCATGACCGCCGCCCACCGCACCCTGCCCATGGGTACAATGCTTGAAGTTACCGACCGCGCCAGCGGACGCAAAGTGATTGTCCGGGTAAATGACCGGGGCCCCTTTGCCGATCCTGACCTGCGGATCATTGACCTTTCATATGCCGCAGCATCCAAGCTGGGCATCGTCAATAAAGGGCTGACTCCTGTAGAACTGCGGACCATTGACGATGTGAATGTGGAACCTGTGGAATCAACAGAAATAGTTGCGGAAACCGCTGCCCCGGCAGAAGAGGCCGTGATGGAAGAAACTGTTCAGGCCGCACCTGAAGTTGAAAAAATCATCATCACCGAAGAAGCCACTGCCCAAGCGCACTACTACATTCAGGTGGGCGCATTCACTGACCGGAACCGCGCACAGTCTATATTGGAAACTCTGCGCAACAGCGGCTACAAAGAGTCCCGTTTAGTGGAAGTGGAAGTGAACGGTCAGAAATTCATGCGCGTACAGGCCGGTTATTTCTATAACATCCCCGCAGCTGAAGATGCCATGGCTTCCCTCGAGAACGATTACGGCAACGTGATTTTGGTTACTGAATAA
- a CDS encoding HIT family protein encodes MNNQDCIFCKIVAGEIPCFKIYETDKVLSFLDIGPVNKGHALVIPKQHCENIWDLPAELGQEIITASQLAGDAIVKATGADGLNLIMNNNEAAGQLVFHAHFHLIPRFKEDGFVHWGQSEYDSMDEAAALAQKIEKMITG; translated from the coding sequence ATGAATAATCAGGATTGTATTTTTTGTAAGATCGTTGCCGGGGAGATTCCCTGCTTCAAGATTTATGAAACAGACAAGGTGCTCAGCTTTCTGGACATCGGGCCTGTTAATAAAGGCCATGCTCTTGTCATTCCCAAGCAGCATTGCGAAAATATCTGGGATCTGCCTGCCGAACTGGGGCAGGAGATTATCACTGCCTCCCAATTGGCCGGTGATGCTATTGTAAAAGCTACCGGGGCTGACGGGCTGAATCTGATTATGAACAATAATGAAGCAGCCGGACAGCTTGTTTTTCATGCCCATTTTCATCTTATTCCCCGATTCAAGGAGGACGGTTTTGTCCACTGGGGTCAGAGTGAATATGATAGCATGGATGAGGCTGCAGCCCTTGCCCAAAAGATAGAAAAGATGATAACAGGATAA
- a CDS encoding integration host factor subunit alpha, whose amino-acid sequence MASGNTLTKASVVDYIYEKTDRNRAEIKELVESILDIMKQAVKRDHAMLISGFGKFEAYDKNARKGRNPQTNESITLPARKVVVFRLSRKFRSELNG is encoded by the coding sequence ATGGCTAGCGGAAACACCCTTACTAAAGCCAGCGTTGTTGACTACATCTACGAAAAGACAGACCGGAACAGAGCTGAAATCAAGGAATTGGTTGAATCCATCCTCGACATCATGAAGCAGGCTGTGAAAAGAGATCATGCCATGTTGATCAGCGGATTCGGAAAATTCGAAGCTTACGACAAAAATGCCCGTAAGGGACGTAATCCCCAGACCAATGAATCAATAACCCTGCCCGCACGCAAGGTTGTTGTGTTCAGGCTTTCCCGCAAGTTCAGATCTGAACTGAACGGGTAG
- the gap gene encoding type I glyceraldehyde-3-phosphate dehydrogenase translates to MSKVRVGINGFGRIGRQVVKTIWERHRDTVEVVAVNDLFDINTNAALFARDTNYGKFPAEVKVEGSTMYVGSDFVIKNFAERDPRQIPWGECGVDIVIECTGIFRTGPTAAQHLEGGAKKVVISAPAKEEDITVVMGVNHKDYDPAKHTIISNASCTTNCLAPIVKTMHEKFGIEKGVMTTVHAYTNDQRILDQPHKDLRRARAAACNMIPTSTGAAKAVALVIPEMAGRFEGYSVRVPTPTVSLVDFVAVLKTDTTTEELKATLKAAAEGELKGIMGYSEAPLVSSDFLADPHSGIVEADFTVVQGGNLAKVYAWYDNEWGYSCRLADLIDYMAKCGI, encoded by the coding sequence ATGAGCAAAGTAAGAGTAGGTATTAACGGTTTCGGCCGTATCGGCCGTCAGGTTGTGAAGACTATCTGGGAAAGACATCGTGACACTGTTGAGGTTGTTGCAGTCAACGACCTCTTCGACATCAACACCAACGCTGCCCTTTTCGCACGCGACACCAACTACGGTAAATTCCCTGCAGAAGTAAAAGTGGAAGGCTCCACCATGTATGTCGGTTCCGACTTCGTGATCAAGAACTTCGCAGAGCGTGATCCCCGCCAGATTCCCTGGGGTGAGTGCGGTGTGGATATCGTTATCGAGTGTACCGGTATTTTCAGAACCGGACCCACCGCTGCCCAGCATCTTGAAGGCGGCGCTAAAAAAGTTGTTATTTCCGCTCCTGCCAAGGAAGAGGACATCACCGTTGTAATGGGTGTTAACCATAAGGATTACGATCCCGCAAAACACACCATTATCTCCAATGCTTCCTGCACCACCAACTGCCTCGCGCCAATCGTTAAGACCATGCACGAGAAGTTCGGTATTGAGAAAGGTGTGATGACCACCGTTCACGCATACACCAACGACCAGCGTATTCTCGACCAGCCTCATAAGGACCTGCGTCGTGCCCGCGCTGCAGCATGCAACATGATCCCCACCTCCACCGGTGCGGCTAAAGCTGTTGCTCTCGTAATCCCCGAAATGGCAGGCCGTTTCGAAGGTTACTCCGTGCGTGTTCCCACACCCACTGTATCCCTTGTCGACTTCGTTGCAGTGCTCAAAACCGACACTACCACCGAAGAACTCAAGGCTACTCTGAAAGCCGCAGCAGAAGGCGAACTCAAGGGCATCATGGGCTACTCCGAAGCTCCCCTTGTTTCCTCCGACTTCCTCGCCGATCCCCATTCCGGTATCGTCGAAGCGGACTTCACCGTTGTACAGGGCGGCAACCTTGCTAAGGTTTACGCATGGTACGACAACGAATGGGGATACTCCTGCCGTCTGGCAGACCTCATCGACTACATGGCTAAATGCGGTATCTAA
- a CDS encoding GAF domain-containing protein produces MGVTRLYKAIFEITRAVNSSLEPEKVLHSIAEKVATEMELKGCFIRLLDRKGETLLADASYGLSERYEKKGPVEVSKSRLDQEVLKGKIVSIADVRKDDRFQYPEEAAQEGLCSLVVLPLTARGQKVIGVLRVYSAELREFSEEELDFLKCVADLSGLALENARMYSALKRASELANDYIYRVDDL; encoded by the coding sequence ATGGGTGTAACCAGACTCTACAAAGCAATTTTTGAAATTACCAGAGCTGTCAACTCCAGCCTGGAGCCGGAAAAAGTTCTTCACAGCATTGCCGAGAAAGTGGCAACTGAAATGGAACTGAAAGGTTGTTTTATCAGACTTCTTGATCGCAAGGGCGAAACTCTGCTCGCAGACGCATCTTACGGTCTGAGTGAGCGCTACGAAAAAAAAGGTCCTGTTGAGGTTTCCAAAAGCCGTTTGGATCAGGAAGTTCTCAAAGGTAAAATCGTATCCATCGCAGATGTAAGAAAAGACGACCGCTTCCAGTATCCTGAAGAAGCAGCTCAGGAAGGTCTCTGCTCCCTCGTAGTTCTTCCTCTTACTGCCCGCGGTCAAAAAGTAATCGGTGTTCTGCGTGTATACTCCGCCGAACTCCGTGAATTTTCCGAAGAAGAACTGGACTTCCTCAAGTGCGTTGCCGACCTTTCCGGTCTCGCTCTTGAAAATGCCCGTATGTACAGCGCACTGAAGCGTGCAAGCGAATTGGCAAACGATTACATTTACCGCGTCGACGATCTGTAG